Genomic window (Equus asinus isolate D_3611 breed Donkey chromosome 13, EquAss-T2T_v2, whole genome shotgun sequence):
TGCCCACGCAGATTAAAATGGAATAGTGATATTTTCAGGGGGTTCTGATAAGCTGTTTGTCTCGGCATCATATGCTCTCAAAACAATTCCCTTCTTCTACTAGTACTTCCTATTTCTTCTCTCATGACCGTGTcaaattccctttttttccctttctacttTCAGTAATAAACCATAAGATTCCCAATGTATTGCTTATCCTTATGTATGGAGAATCACCCTAAGCCAAAATCCTTTTAGACAAGACTGTTCTGAACATAAGAAGATCTCTATTAATTGTTATTGACGTtaagtcttgttttgttttttttcagccGCCCTTTGCTGATTCTAATCAAACTGTTTTTCCTCCTGTTGGCAGTTCTTTCCTATCTTCTCAACCCCCAAGTTCTTTCTACTTAATTTTGACAGTACATCTCAAATCAGAGGCCACCTTTCTTCCGCTATACATACAATCTAATCGCCTTAGATCACTCGTGATAATCACCGTATTtagggctttttgttgttgttttcttttgtttttaaagtcacTACTCATGCTTTTGCTAATGGTTACGATGCAACTCATGCTAAGCTGCTTTCTTGCCTCCTCCAAGTTTTGGAGATTCTGGAGGACTGAGGGTCATTCAGACAGTCACCACTATTTACTGAGAGCTTATACATTCCAGGTACTCTGTGAAGTaccagaaacacaaaaataagcAAGGCAGACATGGCTCCTGCCTTGGTGCTTACAATCttgaaaagaagacagacaacaaaCGAGCATGAATAATTCATCATGATGTGCCAGGTGCTGCACAGTGATGTCGTGTGCTATCAGAATACTGCGTGCTGAGCATCTGACACTTACTCCTGTAAACTGATATTTTACTGTAAGTAGACTGTAGACTTGTGACCTATTTTCAGAACTGCAGAAACACTGCTAGcaccttttaaaattcaaataatttctcATCAACACGAATCAGACAACGGCACACATTAGGATGGCTGCCAAGGTTTTCGATTTTTTAATCTCTCAAAGAAGAGTACTCATTTATTATAAGTAAACATTTCCACAAAGTACTGTCGGATTACAGCAAGTGGGGAATACTTTCTGATCACACCCACTTTCACACGCTGCTGgcttatcaaaaacaaaaatcccttCCAACTTTGGGGATGGCCTAACTttctaaatggaaaaagaaagaattaagagGGAATTCCTCCTCCATGGCAGGCACCAAACTTGGCGCTCTCAAATCTATTACCCGACATGAGGCTCGCAATAAGCCCAAGAGAAAGCTTAGGATGATCCCTATTACTTTATGAGCGTCACGTCTAGAAATAGGTTTCTCAGGACCAACCTACTAAAAACAGCAAGCGCACCCAGACTCCCCATCCCCTTATCCTGCTGTGTTTTTCTCCAGAGCACCTGCCTCACTGATATTTTATTGATTATTCCATggtccttcccctcctcccagaccCGAGGGACTGAAGCACCTCGAGAGCACGAGTTCCTATAACAGCGTCGGGCACAGTGGCTGGAGTCAACAACCATTTGTCGAAGGAATGAGAGATACGGAAAGACAGGCTCTAACAGGTTATGCGGCCATGCGGGAGGAGAATGAAATAAGGAAGAGAGACCTTCCCACCCGAAGCCGGACGTCTGCCCACCCTTAAACAGCGCATCTACCGGAAGACGGAAAATAGCCGGGATGGCAAGGGAACCGAAAGACCAGCTCAGATCTCAGCGGCGGGTCATTTCCACCCTCAGCCCGGCCGTACCTGGTACTGGGAGAGGGAGGACTCCTCCCCGGCGCCGCTGAGGCCCCGGAGGCGCACGACCAAGAAGGAGCTGCCGTCTGCATCCCACAGGAAGAGCTCCCCGCCGAGGCCTAACACCAGGTTTCTCGTTAGcaacggcggcggcggcggcggcgacgagGGCAGTGATGAAGAGGCCGGCTTCTCAGCCTCGGCTGGGCTCTGGTTTTTCAGTCCTTCCCGCAGCCGCGAGAACACGACGTGGTTAGGGAGCCAGCTCTGCCACAGCTCGCCGTCGCCGCCGGGACCCTCGGCGGCCGCCATCTTTGGCCCGACTGCTCCCCTCACTCCAGTTGCTCAACCCGCCGCTGAGCCCAGCCAATCCGCGGCCCGCTGTCCCTGCTGCGGCCAATTATCGGGCAGGCAGCCCGGAAGCACGAGGCTAGAGTTGGGGCGGGGCTAAGACGAGACCAGCCCATCAGCCAGGGGCTCCGCCAGAGGAAAGCCAATCACCAGTCACGTATTTATTCTGACGCCAAAGGGGGCGGGACGAGGTCAATAGGCCGCTAGCTGTTCAGAGCAAGCTTCGGTGCTGCGAGAAAAGTCACTACCTGGGAAAGTGCCTGAGACGTGTGTACTGGACACCCACACCTGGATAAACCTGGACATCCAAAACCTTCCTTCAAGATTTACCTCGCTCAATCCAGGTTGGGCTGACCTCACAAATGTCACTACTTCACTTACCCATCCTTGAGATGCCCAAATCTGTCTCCGTATGGGGCCGGCCGGTAAAACCACACTTCCCAGAATACCCTGCGGATCCAGCGTGATCAGCGCCCAGAAACTACAACTCCCAGGGTTCTGCGCACCCCTGTGGGGCGGGGCTTTCTGGCGGCGACTCCCGCGAAGAGCAGATGGCAGAGCCGCCAGGGTCCCGGCACCGCTCGCTGTACAAACTGGTGGGCTCGCCCCCTTGGAAAGAGGCTTTTCGGCAGGTGAGTGTGGGGTTTGAGAAGCCTTGGCTGCGCCGTCGTCACTCCCCTCATCCGTCTGGAGCCGCGCTGTCCGGGCCTTCGCCTGAGCCCAGCCGGGGGAGGCAAGTGCCGGGAGCGCCTGGCCGGTGGAGGTGGACCTGGACCCCGCCTCCCGCCTGTGGGTCTGGGCTTGGTCACCGCTCGGCCGCTTCCTGGAATTTTTGGACTCCTGGGTGTGGGATTAACCCGGGCCGGTCCAGTCCCAGGAAGCCTTAATTTTGGATTtgagtttgttttaaatttgaagtGAGGTCGTGACCGCACCTCTGCACTTCTGCGGTAACACCACCGCCACCTGCTGCTCTTGGGTAGGTGGGCACCGAGAGAGGCACTTTGTATATCTACCTCATGCGAGATAGAAATTGTTTCTATTCCAGAGAGGAATCgaataattagaaattatttataattCCAGAAATTATTTCTATTCCAAATTGtttcttctgagcctcagttactaAGTCTTAGCAGAGTTGTACCCTAACTCAGTACTGACCTCTTCTGAATTCAGCGTGCTTCCTGTAAGTAATAGGGCCTGCCTTTCCAGGAATCTCTGAAGTAGTGGGTATATCCCAGGAGAATAATCTGATGATAGAAATGACTGTTgacagcagggtttctcaaccttggctatTGACATTTTGAGGAAGATAGCTCTTTGTCATGGGGGGCTGTTCTGTGCACTGTAGAATGTTTAGCGGCATCTCTGGcccctacccactagatgccagaagCCCTACAACTagagttgtgacaaccaaaaatgtctacaGGCATTGCCAGGTGTCCCCTGGGAGATAAAATCGCGTCAAGTCAAGAAACACTGTTGTACAGGGAGGCAGCTACCATAGCCTTATCTAGGATAGCAAGAATTTGGATGCAGTGGATGCTGTTAGCACCACCCAACCACTGAGGGAGCTGGCATTGAGGATAGAATATGAAATATGGTGATCTGGAAACACATGACCAAAGTATTGTAATTTCACCCGTCCACATGTGGATAAGGACTGGAGAGGAATATGGCAGAATAACAATAGTTAGAATTATAGTTGAAATTTTTTGTCTATAAATTTCCTTGAATGTTTTATCAACTAgtctaagaggtttttttttcaaatggaatTGCCTTTTTCCCCACctatctttctccttctcccaagGGATGCCTGGAGAGAATGAGAAACAGCCGGGACAGGCTCCTGAACAAATACCGCCAGACTGGAGGCAATATGCCAGAGAGAGCTCAGAACACCCTTCTGGTACAAGAGGTGATGGAAGAAGAGTGGAATGCTTTGCAGTCAATGAAGAGCTGTCCAGAGGCGTTGGCTCAGGTCAGGCTGGGATGTGTGTTTTCAGGAAAGGTGCTACAGCACCAAGAATGCCTAGTGTCCTGTACCTGTTTCCCCAAGTCCTCTCAACTCATCCGTCCTCTAGCCCGCAGTCAGGATTCTAACTGCCTTTGACCCAGGTTCTTCTGTCCTTAATGTTAGACTCGTCTAGATTAATAGTTCGTACATGCCAGACTGTTAGTCTGCTGCATCATTGCAACATAACGTTTCGTAATTAGTTTCATCATCACTTATGaaactcaaaagaaagaaatttcactCCTCGGCTCCATCGCTGGAAATTTTGATTGGGTAGACATGGGCTGGgaatgtctctttttaaaaaaagatcccCAGGGGCTTTCTGATTCTATTCTCAGTCGAGTTGGGATGTGGGTGTGGATAGGAAACCATTTACCGTGTATCAGGAGGAGCACTGGATTGGAAGTCAGTAGTTCTGGAATTTTGATCCTGGTTTTCCTGTTGCCTCTTTGAgctttaattttcacatttataaGATGAAGAAGATAATGTTGTCAGCCTTGTGAGGACAATATAAGAAAACATGTGGGAAGCTGCTTTGAAAACATCAAGGCTCTCTATAATAATGACACATTCTTTGGTGCCTCCTATGTATCCTACAGTAGTTCAGTGTTTGAGTTACATAATCACAATCAGTACTCACAAATAACCTCTCAGGCAGgttttattcccactttacagagcCCCCTGAGGTTTACAGAGGCTAGGCACTTTCCACCAGTCACATAGCTCTGGCAGGACCATATACTTAGTGCTGCCCTATTCTGTCTCCCCTAAATTTGGCGCCATTATTTTGTCCCTGGGTGGTTAATTTAATCATTTGTTGATGACTTCTCAGCATGACCACATTACCATGTTGCCAGCACATTCTACAGAAGGACTTGACTGACTTCTTCAGTTAAATCTGAGTTCCTCAAGCCGGCTTCCAACTGTGAATCAttgtggggcttgtcagctgatTATAACCTCAAGCCTCTGATGCCTCCACTTTCTCTTGCAGTTGGAGGAGCTGATGGACCTGGCTGTGCTGGAGGAAATCCAGCAGGAGCTGATTGACCAAGGTGACCTCTGTGAGCAGCCCTTCCTGCCTATATCGAGCTACTCTAATGCTGACCTTTTTGCTAAACACTATTAGTTCTTAACTCCCCTTCCTCTACTTCCATCTCCAGTTGAGTGTCCAGAAGTCTTTGTTTTCACTCTGAAGTCTTGGCTATCTGTCTTCCCAATAATAAGAGTCTTCAGTGTGCTGAAGACTCATTGCATGGTACTGTTTTCTCCTTATGACTACCCTACGAGGTAGTATGAGACAGGAGGAAATGGTATCTTACACAGGTTGCACAGCTCGTGGTGGAGTTGGGAAGCAAATGGATTctgtgcgtccagttcccatgttTATTCTCCCCTATAGTACCTCTCTATTAATAGACTAGTAGTAGTCCTGTTACCTTACAGGATACAGTGCATGATCAGATCTCTTGTGCTGCCTAATTTAAGTGCCTTCTCACTCTGTCCGTTCTTTACTGACTCCCCAGGGCCTTGTGAGCATCCCCTCCCTGAGGTATCCATAGCACCATAGAGCGCATAATTTCTCACCTTATGTATTAAGTTGTTTATCACATAGTCCTACCTTGACTTggctcagttttatcatctgtaaagtggagataataggCCTACCCTATGAGTTTGTTTGTCAGCTTAAAGAGCGTGTGTAGAAGACGCAGCAGCGCCTGGCGTAGAGAAAGCTTTCCGTAGGCGATAGCTGTCCTCATGAAGACGCGGGACAGAGTGCTGAGAGCCACTCCTCGGCTTTCCCGTTTTCACTTGTGCGGCTCTGGGCAAAGCATTTCCtccccctgtgcctcagtttcttcttttttaaaataaagataacagcAGCGAAGAAGTTAGTATATGTAAAAGACTTAAAATAGCATTTGACACATAGGGCGTGCTAGGCGAGTGTTAGTTGTCGTTGTGATTGGTATTACTGGCTCTAGTTAGACTGTAGATTCCTTGGTTTTAGTTCTCTTTTCTCATTGATTCGCCCTTCACCCACCCCTACAAACCCTATCTTAGTGGTGAAACATAGGactcactaaatatttcttttgggGCACATTTAACTGAAAAATCTGAAGCAACAAGGATTTACTGTGTTCTGCCATACTCGGTCATAAGGAACACTCTAGAACACGGGTTGACAAACTTTCTGTGAAGGgccggatagtaaatattttaggctttgtggtccATACtgtctctgttgcagctactcatTGCTGTCGTAATGTGAAAACAGCCATTGACAAtccataaacaaatgagcatggctatgttccaatgtaactttattaaaaaaaacagaaggtGGGCTGGATATGGCCTGTGGGCtgtggtttgctgacccctgttctaAAGTCTAGACTGTGAGCTCATCAAGAGCAGGGACTggtctttttcatctttgtaccCCATACCTACCATGTACTAGATATTGTTgcatgtttactgaatgaatgaacacacagATTCTGAACAATTCAGACTCTGAATATGTGGACATTGGGGAACAGGTCATTTAAACCCAGCAGGGTGGGCCCGGCATCAGAAGTAAGCGCCCTGTAAGTATCAGCTTTCTCCAGTTGCCCTGGGACCCTCTACATCTCTGCTCCTGTGGCCTCTGGAGATGTATGTGAAACTTATCTCCTTGTCCCTTAGCCTCACCACTTCTCCTCTTGTGGTCACAAGAaggcagacaggaaaggagagaTCTAACACGATGAAGCCTCACAGAGCAGTAAATATCTAGTGATTGGTGGCATGATTTTGCCCAAATTTTTCTCTTGCGTGGATGAAGCCTTTGAAGGTGAAGCTTTGCATTAAAGACAGGGCAGTCTGGGTGAAACAAGGTAAAGCGCTCCAGCtgtcctttgccttgcagaacagTCCATCATCCGTGAATATGAGAAGAGCTTGCAGTTTGATGAAAAGTGTCTCAGCGTCATGCTGGCTGAGTGGGAAGCAAACTCCCTCATCTGTCCTGTGTGTACAAAGTAAGAGTTTT
Coding sequences:
- the RPAIN gene encoding RPA-interacting protein; the protein is MAEPPGSRHRSLYKLVGSPPWKEAFRQGCLERMRNSRDRLLNKYRQTGGNMPERAQNTLLVQEVMEEEWNALQSMKSCPEALAQLEELMDLAVLEEIQQELIDQEQSIIREYEKSLQFDEKCLSVMLAEWEANSLICPVCTKYNLRITSGVVLCQCGLYVPSHSPELTEQKLRACLEDSVNEHSAHCPHTPEFSVTEETEEKSSLLMSCLACDTWSVIL